Proteins from one Comamonas flocculans genomic window:
- a CDS encoding helix-turn-helix domain-containing protein — translation MTDNQRFTSVWDAIEDTPQEAASLRARSHLMMNIAEAIRVQGLTQAQAAALFGVTQPRISDLARGKVALFSLDALMDMAAAAGMAPAITVTVPKVPAARRARKRAPAHA, via the coding sequence ATGACCGACAACCAACGATTCACCAGCGTCTGGGACGCCATCGAGGACACCCCGCAAGAGGCCGCCAGTCTGCGCGCCCGTTCCCATCTGATGATGAACATTGCCGAGGCCATTCGCGTGCAGGGGCTGACCCAGGCCCAGGCCGCCGCCCTGTTTGGCGTGACCCAGCCGCGCATATCCGACCTGGCGCGCGGCAAGGTAGCGCTGTTCTCGCTCGACGCCCTAATGGACATGGCCGCCGCCGCTGGCATGGCCCCCGCTATCACCGTGACCGTGCCCAAGGTGCCAGCCGCTAGGCGTGCAAGAAAGCGCGCACCCGCCCACGCCTGA
- a CDS encoding type II toxin-antitoxin system RelE/ParE family toxin has protein sequence MDDLRSFPQPAMRDAGYQLDRVQHGLQPDDFKPMPSIGAGVEELRIWDEAGTFRVVYLARMADAVYVLHCFQKKTQQTAKRDIELARRRLKDLMKELAP, from the coding sequence TTGGATGACCTGCGCAGCTTTCCGCAGCCAGCCATGCGCGATGCGGGCTACCAGCTTGACCGCGTGCAACACGGCTTGCAGCCCGACGACTTCAAGCCCATGCCCAGCATTGGCGCTGGCGTGGAAGAACTGCGCATATGGGATGAAGCCGGAACGTTCCGCGTGGTGTACCTGGCGCGCATGGCCGATGCGGTCTATGTGCTGCACTGCTTTCAGAAAAAGACCCAGCAAACCGCCAAGCGCGATATTGAGCTGGCCCGTAGGCGTCTTAAAGACTTGATGAAGGAGCTTGCGCCATGA